From the genome of Mycobacterium dioxanotrophicus, one region includes:
- a CDS encoding HNH endonuclease signature motif containing protein codes for MFEELGDAGLVAEIERETRAAAASDSRRLRLIAELVNRRVVEQDDELLHWACDYWDAAAAEIAAAMGVAHRVASKEMRIAVALGDRFPRMAALFDEGRVSSRLIATITWRTLLVLDDEALRLIDEELVQRVTEWGPMSVDKLEQAIDTLIERYDPGALRRLREAVRARDVCLGKPDDVSGTVSLWGRLLAADGAALKKRMAYVLSGVCADDPRTAGQLRSDAMGVIAVLGDRLRCQCGNTDCPASAPDARGANTVVYVLADKAALEAEPDPYLSGDHDTIPIPREQVTVEPEPAPDASGHDAIEPSPPQQVEDEKPKKKPTAVLLDGGVVPTPLLAELIANGAKVRELIPPCDEPEPRYRPSAKLAAFVRMRDMTCMFPGCGRPAEFCDIDHTEPYPSGSTHASNTKCLCRIHHLLKTFWIGWSDRQQPDGTVVWTTPSGLTYVTRPGSRLFFPHWNTTTAELPPAAAASATTDRGVMMPRRKRTRAAQWARQIRAERARNDAYLAERAKPPPG; via the coding sequence GAGGAACTCGGCGACGCGGGACTTGTCGCGGAGATCGAGCGGGAAACCCGGGCAGCGGCCGCGTCGGATTCCCGCCGGCTGCGGTTGATCGCCGAGTTGGTCAATCGCCGAGTCGTCGAGCAGGACGACGAACTGTTGCACTGGGCGTGCGACTACTGGGATGCCGCGGCCGCCGAGATCGCAGCAGCGATGGGCGTGGCCCACCGCGTCGCGTCGAAGGAGATGCGCATAGCGGTTGCGCTCGGCGACCGGTTTCCCCGGATGGCCGCCCTGTTCGACGAGGGCCGGGTCAGCTCCCGGCTGATCGCGACCATCACCTGGCGCACGCTGTTGGTACTGGACGATGAGGCCCTGCGGCTGATCGACGAGGAGTTGGTGCAGCGCGTCACCGAGTGGGGTCCGATGTCGGTCGACAAACTTGAACAAGCCATCGACACCCTGATCGAACGGTACGACCCGGGCGCACTCCGGCGACTGCGCGAAGCCGTCCGTGCCCGCGATGTGTGCCTGGGCAAGCCTGATGATGTCAGCGGCACCGTGTCGCTGTGGGGTCGGTTGTTGGCCGCCGACGGCGCGGCACTGAAGAAGCGCATGGCGTATGTGCTCAGTGGCGTGTGCGCGGACGATCCGCGGACCGCCGGCCAACTCCGGTCCGACGCGATGGGCGTGATCGCTGTCCTCGGGGACAGGCTGCGCTGTCAGTGCGGCAATACTGACTGTCCGGCCAGTGCACCTGACGCCCGTGGCGCCAACACTGTCGTCTACGTGTTGGCCGACAAGGCGGCGTTAGAGGCTGAGCCTGATCCCTACCTGTCCGGGGATCACGACACCATTCCGATCCCGCGCGAGCAGGTGACCGTGGAGCCCGAGCCTGCTCCCGATGCGTCCGGGCATGATGCTATTGAGCCGAGCCCGCCACAACAGGTGGAGGACGAGAAGCCCAAGAAGAAACCGACAGCGGTCCTACTCGACGGTGGCGTGGTGCCCACGCCATTGCTGGCAGAACTGATCGCCAACGGGGCGAAAGTTCGCGAACTCATTCCACCGTGTGACGAGCCTGAGCCGCGGTATCGGCCGTCGGCAAAGCTGGCGGCGTTCGTGCGTATGAGGGATATGACGTGCATGTTCCCGGGGTGTGGGCGTCCTGCCGAGTTCTGCGATATCGACCACACCGAGCCCTATCCCAGCGGATCAACCCACGCGTCAAACACCAAGTGTCTGTGCAGAATTCATCACCTCTTGAAGACTTTCTGGATCGGCTGGTCTGACCGTCAGCAACCCGACGGCACCGTCGTGTGGACGACACCGAGTGGTCTGACCTATGTGACGCGGCCGGGCAGTCGGTTGTTCTTCCCGCACTGGAATACCACGACTGCGGAGTTGCCGCCGGCCGCCGCCGCATCGGCCACCACCGATCGCGGGGTCATGATGCCCCGCCGAAAACGCACGCGAGCCGCCCAATGGGCCCGCCAGATCCGGGCCGAACGCGCGCGCAATGACGCGTACCTCGCCGAGCGCGCCAAACCGCCGCCCGGCTGA